TTGGAATTTTGATCTAGGTCACTTTTGCGATGGAATGGAGAAGACTTACGGAAGAAAATCCATTGCACTAGTAAGCCTAACCACACTAAGATCCCCACACTGCCACCGATGAGGGGAATAGAGTTAACGATTAATAATCGATTAACTGCTAAGTTGACTTCTATTTGGGCTTGCTGTTCGAGTTCAGGTAATTTCTCATCTCTTTGTTGAGCTTGATAGAGTTTAGTCAATGCAACCTTGCGATACCAGCCATCAAGGGTGCGTCGAATCTGAGTTTCAGCATTAGGAAATAACATCGTTGGTTCTGACCATAGCCCTTTGAGAATCTGGGCAGTTAATCCATAGCTACTCATGGATTCTCCCTCTAATGCTGCCACATCTTCCCATGTGGCGATCGCCCCTTGAATATCCCCAGTCTGAATTTGCAGAATCCCTGTGCGAATACTGATTTCACTGACGCTAGCTAGTTTCTTTTGCTGTTGTTTCGAGATAGCCGTTGGATCATAGCCGCCTGAATCTGGAGCTAGCGATAGGCGATCGAGGCGAGTTAGTGTGGATTTACTGGCTTTAAGAACTTCTTGATAACTGCTGAGCGACTGCTTATAAATGTCTTGAGGTTTACTTTCACCGATCAAGACTTGGAAGATATTATCTTTTTGGGAATGATCTTGAGCATTCTCTGTGTTTTGATCTTGAATTTGTGTGGCTTGCAAAATCAAATCAGTTTGGAGCAAATCTAATTTTGTCTGCTCCTGCGGATTATTCCAGCTTGCCTGTAAAGTGAAAACAATAAATAAAACAGACAATAAGCTGAGAATACTTAATAGTAATGACTTAGCATTCAAAGATTTTTCATGCAGAGGCTTAGAATCCATTCTTGTAGTTCAGGCGATAGGGCATTGCAAAGCAGCGATTATCCTATCATTTTGACCCTGTAAATCGCAAACCGACGATACCTAGCACAATGAGGCTGATGCAGATAAATTTTGATAAATCGCGGGATTCACCGAGAAATATAGAACCAAAGATCGCTGTTCCCACTACGCCGATCCCTGTCCAAACCGTATAACCTGTAGCAATTGGCAGTGTTTTTACGGCTTGAGCTAACAGGATAAAGCTAGCGGTGATCGATGAAAGGGTGAGGATGGTCGGCAATGGTTTTGTAAGACCTTCGGTGTATTTTAAGCTACTTGCCCAGACAACTTCCAATAGTCCTGCAATTATTAAATTAATCCAATCCATGGTGTATTCCTTAATTGATTTGTATAGCTGTCGCCTTTCTTGAAACCCAAATAGTGTGAGGCGGCGCTTCGCGCCGCCTCACACTATTTGGGTTTTGATTTGTCCTGATACAGGTGGCGATAGCTGTAAATAAAAAACAAAAACTTGTAGATACTGTCTTGAGTACCAAAAAGTCAAGAGGGAATTTTAACAAAATTAGGATCGAAAGAACGCTGAGACTTGAGAACACCAAAGACCTGTCGTAACAGCTTGTGCATTACAGCACCAATGACGGACATTTTGGACTTACCCTTAGCAGTAAGGCGATCGCAGAAAGCGACAATCGGCGAATTATAACGACGAGCAACAATCGCAGGCATAAACAAAGCTTTACGCAAACGTGAATTACCAATTTTTGACAAGCGCGGTTTGCCATGAATCGAAGAGCCAGAAGAGAATTCACGCGGAGTTAAACCCGCAAAAGCGGCTAATTGATCAGCCGTATCAAAAGCAGAAATATCCCGAATTTCCGCCAGTAATACAGTTGCAGTCAATTCAGCAATACCTGGAATGGAAGTCAACAAATCCCGTTGCGATTTCAAATGAGGATGTTGATCAAAGTGCTGACGGATCAATTTTTTGGTCATCTCAATTTGCTCCTTGAGGAAGTCAATGTGGGTGTTAATTGCTTCAACCAAAATTGGATCAGCCGTAGCAAGACGATTTTGCTCTTGTTGCTGCATGGCGGTTAAGCTATCTAAACGATGTACTAATGCTTGGAGTTGCTCAATTTCTAATGCTGGTGGTGTCCAAGCAGCAGGCTTTAAGGCAGCACAAAATCTAGCAATAACTTTGGCATCAGCACGGTCTGTCTTTGTACGACTTAACTCGCTCTTGCCAAAGGCTTTGGGACGTGATGGATTGACGATACTTACTTTGTACCCTGCGGCTACTAAGAATCGGGCTAAGGCATTGCCATAAGTGCTGGTGGCTTCCATACAGCTATGTAAATTTTTTACACTTTGAATGTTTAGCCATTCTTGTAGTTCGACAAATCCTTCGGGATTATTGTTAAATACTTTGTTCTTAATCTTGGCGTTGTCTTGAATTAGGGCAACATCAAACTTGGCTTTACTGATGTCTATGCCTAAAACATCACATACTTCATTGCTATTGTTCATAGGTGCTTGCAGTTTTTTTGCTAGATTTATCCATCAAGCAATCAGTGGTATTGAACTATCCTTGTGAATACAGGTTTACCCATTGGGCGACCTCTGATACTGTCCAGTCTTTACTTGTTTCCACTGTTTAAGCAGAGACGACTCTATCTACATTACGGGCTTGGTGTCCCTAGGGGTTGAACGAGTTTATCTCTGCTTTTGCTTTTTCGGATTTGAGTAAAGATTTTATCCTTTACTTTTCTTCCTAGATACAAGGGGTTTAGCATTTGCGCCAATATTTTGATACTCTCCACTACAATCCTGAATCGCAAATGCTCAACCCTCTTCGCTTTCAACAATAGATTGTCCCTACGTTGTGAGGTTAGGGCATAGCATTCCCAAATTAAAATAGTCTAAAAGAATGGATTCCTGCGGGAATGCTATGCCCCTACCTTAGGGCTTTTTGCAAGAAATAGGTTGTACAGAGCTTTCGCTGCACAATCTATTTTTTTCTGGCACGTAATGATAGCGAACTCAAAACAACGCTTACAGAACTAAATGCCATCGCTAAACCTGCGATCGTTGGATTGAGAGAAATACCAAAACTGGGATAAAGAATTCCTGCGGCGACGGGAATCGCTAATGTGTTGTAAGCAAAAGCCCAAAATAAATTTTGGCGAATTTTGCTGAAGGTGGCGCGACTAAGTTCGATCGCAGGGACAACATCGCTAATGTCATGACGCATTAACACAATATCGGCGGTTTCCATAGCAACATCAGTTCCTGAACTGAGGGCAATACCGATAGTAGCACTGGCTAAGGCTGGAGCATCATTAACCCCATCCCCAATCATCGCCACCCGCTGACCTTCAGCGATTAATTTCATCACTGTGGCAGCCTTGCCGTCGGGCTTGACTTCAGCGATCGCCCGTTCAGGGGGAATACCTAATTGGTTAGCGATCGCCTTGGCAGTTTCTTGATGATCACCCGTGAGCATCCAAACCTGTAAGCCCATTGATTCGAGTTGGCGAATGACTTCAGGAGCTTCAGGCTTGATGCGATCGCGCATGGCGATGATCCCGACTAAGCCCAAATTACTGAACCCCTTGGGGTCAGTAATTTGGGTTGCGACAAAAATTGGAGTTTTGCCAAATTCTGCTAAATTCTGCGATCGCTCTAACATCTCGTCAGAAATTTCCACTTGGCGATCGCGCAACCATGCACTATTACCCACCAGAATTTCTTCTCCTGTGGTCAATATCGCCTCAACACCGCAGCCCGTCACAATTTGCGAAGATTGCGTTGGTAATAACTCGATATTTAACTCTTGAGCCTTAGCGATCGTCGCTGCACCGAGAATATGATTTGCGCCAGTTTCGGCACTGGCAGCTAGTTGCAACAACCGTAAAGCGGACGCTGGGACTTCGCGCTCTTCGACCATACTTTTAAAAGTAGTTTGCTCGATTAGTTTGCGCCCAAAAACGATTAAGTCATTGGTGATCACATCGGTAACTTCAGGCTTACCTGTGGTCAAAGTGCCTGTTTTATCAAAGATCACCACCGACAATTGATCGATCTTTTCCAGACTTGCCCCACCTTTGATTAAGATGCCCTTTTCTGCGCCAATTCCCGTGCCGACCATGATCGCTGTTGGCGTTGCCAAACCTAGCGCACAGGGACAAGCCACTACTAAAACGGCGATCGCCAATTTTAAACTAAACACAATTTCGGCATGGAGCAATCCGTACCAAGTCAAAAAGGTTAAAGCGGCGATCGCCATTACTGCGTAAGCAAAATATCCTGCTACGCGATCGGCTAAATATTGAATTGGGGCTTTGCTTGCCTGTGCTGATTCTACGAGGGAGACAATCCGTGCCAAAGTCGTTTCTGAGCCAGTTTGCAAAACTTGGACTGTAATCGCGCCTGTCAAATTCAGCGTTCCCCCAGTGACTCGCGCCCCTAATTGTTTCGCAACAGGGCTTGATTCACCCGTGAGCATTGACTCATCAACGCTAGAACCACCGCCGATAATTTCGCCATCAACTGGGATTTTTTCTCCAGCCCAAACCACGATGCGATCGCCTACTTGCAAATCTTCGACTGCCATTGGCACTTGTAGATCGCCATCAGTGCTATTGATCAATAATCTGGCGCTAGCGGGTTGCAACTCCATCAAAGCGCGAATTGCATTTGAGGCTTTACCCTTAGCGCGTTCTAACAGAGCTTGTCCCAGCAACACAAAACCCAAAAGCATTACAGGCTCTTCAAAAAAGCATTGCCAATTTAACTGCGGTACAAATAAGGCGATTGTGCTTGCCAAATATGCTGAAATTGTCCCTAAACCCACCAATGAGTTCATGTTGGGGGCGCGATACCACAGCGATTTCAAGCCATCCCACCAAATCGGACGACCAATCCAGCCGAGGGCGCTGGTGGAGACTAGCCAATGGGCGTACATATTGCCAATCAAGGGCAAATCAGCGACACCAATCAAGCCTAAATGTCCGACGATCGCCAAAATCACCAACGAGGCAGGAATAACAATTTCTTTGGTCAGACCGAACCAAGAATTTTGAGGAGGATTTTTAGATACAGCATTGCGAGAAGATTGGCGATCGCCTTTATTAATCAACTCCGCCGCAAAACCTGCTTTGGCGATCGCCTCAATCAATTGTGGCGCTAAATCCTGTGGCAAGCTTTCTCCGCCATAAACTACGGTTGCTTTCTCGGTTAGTAAATTTACACTTGCCGCCTTTACCGCGTCACAGGCTAGCAAACGCTTTTCGACCGTTGCCACACAACCCGCACACTTCATGCCTGCGATCGCTAGGGTTAAGGAGCTAGACTGGAGCTTAGGAGATGCTGTTGTTATTGATTGAGTCAGTACCACAAACTTGTATCCAAAATTTATAAAAAATCTATATTTGAAGAACCTATTCTTTGTATGTGCCGCTTCGTTGCACCTGCAAAAAACATTTTTTTTAATTTGCTAGTCCCTCTTGATGTCTATCTGGTGCTAGCTAGTACTAAAAGCTGATAGCCACAAAGCAATACATAGGGTTAGCATATACCCAAATCTAATTTGATTGATTGGGTAATTATTCTGATACAGCGTTCTGATATTTTAATCGTTTCCTACTTACCTTGCTGATTCTATGGGACTGCTAAAATTTAAAGATGTTTAGATTTAAAGTCTGAGTGAGTATGCCTAGCTGCTATTCATACTAGATAATAGGTTGAAACAACTAATGAACAAAATAGTAAAGTCACTAAATTAGTAGCAAGATTTGTAATGTCGTTTAATATTCACGCTTAGTGTTGAGATTAACAATTTAAAAGTAGAAATTTACTAAAATTTTCTAGGTTTTCAGACTTGCCCCAATGGTTCAAAATTCTCTGACAATGAGTTAGCTAATGTCCATTTCTGACAGCGAGTTCTCTATTCATTTTTGGGGTGTGCGTGGCAGTATAGCTACCCCTGGCCCAACCACAGTGCGCTATGGTGGCAATACCCCTTGTGTAGAAATGCGTTGCCAAGGTGAACGTATTATTTTTGATGGGGGAACGGGGATTAGGGTTTTAGGACAGCATCTGTTAAAGCATATGCCGATTGAGGCGAGTATTTTTTTCACCCATAGCCATTGGGATCATGTTCAGGGGTTCCCATTTTTTACACCTGCCTTTGTGAAAGGTAATCTATTTAAAATTTATGGAAAGATTGCGCCAACAGGGCAAACGATGCAGGAACGTCTAGAGGAGCAGATGCATCATCCTAATTTTCCTGTACCATTAAGGGTGATGGCTTCGTGTTTAGAGTTTTTTGATGTTGAAGTTCCGAGTGTGATCGAGATTGGGAATGGGGTCACCGTGGAAACAGGGATGCTGAATCATCCAGGGGAGGCGACGGGTTATCGAGTGAGTTGTGGCGATCGCGTGGCGGTTTATGCGACGGATACTGAACATTTTAGCGATCGCGTTGATGAAAATTTGGTATATCTGGCTCGGAATGCTGATGTGTTGATTATGGATGCTACTTATTCCGATGAAGAATATTGGTCAAGTGCTAGTCCCAAAATCGGCTGGGGGCATTCGACATGGCAAGAGGCGATCAAGGTTGCTGAAGCAGCTAATGTGAAGACTCTCGTAATTTTCCATCATGATCCTTTGCATAGTGACGATCAGTTAGATGAGTTTGGGCGGCTAGCTCAAGAGAAGTTTGCGGGAGCTGTAATGGCTAGGGAAGGGATGTATATTTCTATTCCTGTTCGCACTGGTTCCAAGCCGTTAGTTAAAGTTTGAAACGGGCTTTGCCATAAAACAAAGAATTATATTTTTGATGGTGTGGCGAAGCCGCGCCATTAATTCTAAAGGAATAGATACGACGCAAAGCGTCGTATCTATTCCTTTGTGCAAAGATAAATCCAAAGTGATCTCGATAAAATAGGGCTAGAAACTACATCATCCGAACCAAATGCTATCTCCACAGGTAACAGACAAACTCGCCCCCCAAGCGTCCACATGGAAAATTAAGCTGCTATACGATGGCGCATGTCCTCTCTGTGTGCGTGAAGTCAACTTTTTAAAAGGCAAAGATGACGATCGCGGCTTGATTAAATTTGTGGATATCGCCGCCGATGACTACGATCCTGCTGACAATGCGGGGATTGATTTTGAAACTGCGATGGGACGGATTCATGCAGTGTTGCCTTATGGTGAAATCGTTCAAAATGTCGAAGTATTTCGCCAAACCTATGACATTCTCGGCATCGGTTGGATCTATGCAATTACGAAATTGCCCCTAGTCGGGAGCTTAGCCGATGCACTTTATGGCGTTTGGGCTGACTATCGCCTCTTACTAACTGGTCGCGCCAATCTCCAAACTATCGTTGCTGAACGTCGGCAACGTCTGCAAGGTTGTACTGATGGCTGTGCGATCGCCGAGCAGGAAACATCATGATTATTACTTGGCTAGCGATCGCGGTTGCTTCCTTTGTTGGTGGTTTTGCCCTTAACAAACTTTATCCCGCTGACTACAAATGGTTTATGCGGTTGCGTCGTCCGCGCTGGCTCACCTTTGAAGGCGCAATTCCCTTTATTTGGATTGCGATTTTTATTTGCGGCATTACTTCCGCCGCCTTCCTCTGGGAAGCCCAACCTGCCACAGTGAACACATGGTTACTTATGGTTGGCTATGGGATCTTGGAAATCGCGATTTTAGCCTATACCCCAGTGATGACCCGATTTCGTAATGTCAGGTTAGGGGCAATCGTAGGCGCGATCGGTTTTATATTAGGGTTAGTTTTAACAACTCAAGTTTGGCAAATTTCCAGCTTGGCAGGATGGTTATTAGTGCCATATTTGCTATGGAGTCCTGTGGGCACTTATGTAACATGGGTGATGGCAAGACTAAATCCACCTGAGATTTAACAATATTAAACTTTGTCTAACTGCTTACTGTAAGTAGTTGGTAGGAAATAAAATTCCTTGTTTTCTTGTATTCTTAGCCTGTGTTCCAAATATCCGATCCCAGAAGCCTTGAATGCCATAGTTACCTTTAAAACAGGTATGATGACGGTCATGAAAATCTGACGAAACGAAGAAAATCGATAGAGAGCTATGCCCTTCTAGGTTATAAAAATTACCTACGATAGTCCAAGCACAGATCTGAGAGAGATCGCATCCAAATATAAAAACGGGTAAAAGATCGGTAATTGTAGTAATTATGTATTCAGATAAACTTTTATGAGAAGCTACAAAACTGGATGAGTCTCGAAACTCATGATGTTTAAGATGTATTTTCAAAAAATATTTATGCAAAATATAATGACTAATATAGAAACAGAAATCGGCAACAACTATTCTCATTAAAAACCATACAAAATTGAGGGACAAACTATTCCCTCGATGCACTTCTGGTGCTAAGAAAAGTATTATAAATGCGGCAATTAAAGATTTTAATTCGCCCAAAATAATTCCTTTCGGAGTAAAATTGGGGAAATCTTGTTCCTTAACTTTAACAACCCGAATATTGAGTTTATCTCTCCAAATCTCATTCTTTTTGAGACATTTTTCAATTAGGAATCCTATCCCATAAAAAGAAATAGAACCTACCATATAGTACAGCAATACTTGAAACTCAAAAGGTGTTTCAATATCTTTCAGGAATAAATAAAAAATCTGTTGGAGTAAAGTACATATAACCGCAATTTTTATAAAGAACTCAATTTCAGGTAGAAAGCCAAGAGTTTTTCTCATATTTAAGTAAGTCTTGCACTGCGTATCATTTGTGCTACGGAAATGATTTCGATAAGTATCTTTTTCAAGATCAATTTTTTGTTAATTAATTACTAAAAACCACGACAAATTAATTTAGTTGTGTTGCTAGCAAAGCGCACACAATTAAATTAATAGAATTTTTTTGCCGTAAAAGCAGCCTAATGGCAATTACGCCATATAGACTTATAAGCGTATTTCCTTTTAGTTGGTTGGCGTGAAATATGTACTTTAAGACATATCCCCCCGTTAGCTAACCAATGTCTGAATTGTTATCAAACACTAAGTTATTAGTATGAATACAATAGAGGTAATACTAATCGTTAATAACTATATTTTATTCTATATTCTAAATTTGTATCAATTGATTGAAATTTAAAAAAAATTAATGATTGTCAATTATTTAAAAATCATGACACTGGTCAGGTAAGGTAATGAAATGCCCATTTCATAATAAATTTATAAATCACATTTATTACGCTTTCAATGTACCGTATCTAGTCTTGTCAAAATTGTAATTTTAGATTACACTTCAGTAGCTATTGCGTTTATGACACGTAAGGGTTAATGAGATCGTGGGGGCGATCAATATATTGATATTAATTTTAATAATTAGAGATTGGCAATATGTGTCTTATTGATATATTCGCTATGGGTTCTTGTTGGTAATTATGTAACATGAGTCATGGTAAGACTTCATCACCCGAAATTTTAGATATTTATGGACATTTATGTTAGGACATAAAATAAATTCATAGATTTACAGGGTTTTGCCCCATAAATCTATTTTAGTTTAACCGTATTCATCCAAACAATCTTATTCATCGTACATACATCAACAATAGCAACTAAGACAAATATGACAGTTAAACATTTAAAGATTCTGCATCAACATAATACAAATATAAATCAAACCTTTCAGAAAGATGGACAGGATGTTGTTCAAGGGTTAAGTGGAACTCCGAAAGCCCTCCCTCCGAAATACTTTTATGACGATCGCGGCTCGGAGTTATTTGAGCAAATTTGCGAACTTCCCGAATATTATCCAACCCGTACCGAAGCATGGATATTAAATAAATATGCTGATGAAATCGCTGATATTACAGGTTCCTGTGAATTAGTGGAATTAGGTAGCGGTAGTTCTACTAAAACCCATTATTTACTGAGCGCCTATCAAAAAGCTACAAATTCTCTAACAGAAGCCATACCAGATGCTTTTAGCTATATTCCCATAGATGTGAGTGGTGGCATTCTCAAAACTACGGTCTTGCATTTACAACAAAAATATCCTGATCTATCCATTGAAGGACTGATTGGCACATATGACGAAGCGTTATTTCACTTGGGCAAAAACCATTTGCGATCGCGGATGATTTTCTTTTTAGGTAGCTCGATTGGTAACTTTACAGAATCAGAATCTAATGATTTTTTAGGTAAGGTTTCCCATGCTTTGACTCAAGGAGATTATTTCCTATTAGGGATTGATTTGCAGAAACCGAAAGAAATCTTAGAAGCTGCTTATAACGATAGCCAAGAAGTAACGGCAGCATTTAATTTGAACATGCTTGCCCATTTAAATTGGAGATTTCAAGGTGATTTTGATCTCGATTTATTTAAGCACCAAGCGATTTATAACGAAGTCGATCATCAAATTGAAATGTATTTACATGCGCGATCGCCCCATCAAGCATCTCTCGAAATACTCGATCTCAAGGTTCAATTTGAAGCAGGTGAAAGCATCCTTACGGAGATATCGCGTAAATTTGACTTAGAAAAAGTTCAAGCACAACTGCGATCGCAGGGTTTAGAAACAGTCAAAATCTGGACAGATCCCCAAAAATGGTTTGGCTTAGTTCTGTGTCAAGTTCCTCATAATTAATTTTGTTTTAATTGTATGCAACCACCAAATCTCCACCGTTGCGATCGTCCAGAAATTCTTGCCTATTTTCAACGAGCTTGGCAAATTGAAGATAACTTAATGAAAAGTTTGGTTAATCCTGAAACTTTTTATACAAATCCCGATCCCTTACGCAATTTATTGATTTTTTATTTAGGTCATTCGGCAGTCTTTTATGTCAATAAATTAGTCAGAGTTGGCTTATTAGAGCAACGCCTAAATCCTCACTTTGAAAGGCTTTTTGAAATTGGAGTTGATCCAGAGAAACCTGAAGAAATAGCTAATATTTTTGATAATCTTCGCCAAGCAGAAGTTACAGCAGTTTGGCAATATCGCGATCAAGTTTATAACGCAATTTCTGAGCTAATTGATAATTTAACGAATATGGCTCCGCCCATTAATCCAGAGCATCCACTTTGGGCGTTGATGATGGCGATCGAGCATCAATATATTCACATCGAAACCTCATCGATGTTAATTCGCCAGTTACCTGTTGAGCAACTGCAATGTCCCGAAAGTTGGCAATATGCTCCCGCCAATGGCTACACCACGGCAAATGAAATGATTGAAGTCACAGGTGGTACAGTGCGACTAGGCAAACCTCAAGATTCAAATATCTATGGTTGGGATATTGAATATGGCGATCGCACAGTGAATGTGGCGACCTTTCAGGCAAGTAAATATCTAATTACCAATGCCGAATTTCTCGATTTTGTCAAAGATGGCGGCTACGAAAATCAAGACTATTGGCACGAGCAATCTTGGGCTTGCAAAGTTCAGCACGATATCAAGCACCCTAAGTTTTGGGTTCCTGATGCTGACAGCTATAAATATCGTACCATGTTTGATGAAATTGCGATGCCCTTTGATTTTCCTGTGGAGGTCAATCATTATGAAGCGATCGCCTATTGTCGCTGGAAAGGCAACCATACGCGCCTGATGAGTGAGGCTGAATGGTATCTGGCAACATACGGCTCTTCTGAATCTGCTCAAGTAGCAGATAACCAAGCTGAAAATTACAATCTCAATTTAAAATTTGCTTCCCCAAGTCCCGTTGGTTATCTTCCTCAAGCCAAAAGTGATGTCGGACTATACGACTTGCGTGGTAATGTTTGGGAATGGCTCAGCGATCATTTAACGCCACTTACAGGATATAAGTCTCACTATCTCTATGAGAACTATTCCGCACCATATTTTGATGCGAAGCACTATATGATGGCTGGCGGCTCATGGATTACCAGTGGAACTGAAGCTGAGAAGTACTACCGCAACTGGTTCCGTCCCAACTTCTATCAACACGCAGGATTTAGAATAGCCATATAAAATATGACACGCGAAGCGTGTCATATTTTATATGGCTTATTGTTTTTTAGTAAGAGCGCAAAGCGCGAAACAAAGTAATGCATCCACAAAGAATTGAACCGCAATTAGGTCAAGAGTCCGTCTGGGACTATCCCCGTCCTGCAATCTTAGAGGATACAACTAAGCATATTCGCATCATTTGCAATGACATTGTTTTAGCAGAAACCGATCGCGCTAAGCGAGTTTTAGAAACCAGTCATCCGCCTTGCTATTACATTCCCATTGATGATATTAAAATGGAGTATCTGATCGAGACTTCGCGGCGAACGATGTGTGAATGGAAGGGAATCAGCCAATATTATGATATTGCGATCGCTGATAAATACATCCAAAATGCTGCATGGCGATATTCTATCCCCACGCCTAACTTCGTAGATATTCAAGACTCTATAAG
This genomic stretch from Pseudanabaena galeata CCNP1313 harbors:
- a CDS encoding CPBP family intramembrane glutamic endopeptidase translates to MDSKPLHEKSLNAKSLLLSILSLLSVLFIVFTLQASWNNPQEQTKLDLLQTDLILQATQIQDQNTENAQDHSQKDNIFQVLIGESKPQDIYKQSLSSYQEVLKASKSTLTRLDRLSLAPDSGGYDPTAISKQQQKKLASVSEISIRTGILQIQTGDIQGAIATWEDVAALEGESMSSYGLTAQILKGLWSEPTMLFPNAETQIRRTLDGWYRKVALTKLYQAQQRDEKLPELEQQAQIEVNLAVNRLLIVNSIPLIGGSVGILVWLGLLVQWIFFRKSSPFHRKSDLDQNSNQINWQVPWGIDTTWEVMVLWFTAFCLMTQLVLPLIFEFLGLQSRASEDFTIQALLVLIPYTLSVIPMLPILQASLAAYRPLPEGWFRIKITPPQWVAWGIGGYFAAVPLVLIISVISQKFLQGQGGGNPLLPILTESQNDLPKFLLWTTLAIAAPFFEEYLFRGFLLPSLTKFLPVWGAIALSGFFFALAHLNVADIIPLSILGMVMGFVYWRSKNLLSSMLMHCLWNSGSFFALIALGGK
- a CDS encoding SMR family transporter: MDWINLIIAGLLEVVWASSLKYTEGLTKPLPTILTLSSITASFILLAQAVKTLPIATGYTVWTGIGVVGTAIFGSIFLGESRDLSKFICISLIVLGIVGLRFTGSK
- a CDS encoding transposase codes for the protein MNNSNEVCDVLGIDISKAKFDVALIQDNAKIKNKVFNNNPEGFVELQEWLNIQSVKNLHSCMEATSTYGNALARFLVAAGYKVSIVNPSRPKAFGKSELSRTKTDRADAKVIARFCAALKPAAWTPPALEIEQLQALVHRLDSLTAMQQQEQNRLATADPILVEAINTHIDFLKEQIEMTKKLIRQHFDQHPHLKSQRDLLTSIPGIAELTATVLLAEIRDISAFDTADQLAAFAGLTPREFSSGSSIHGKPRLSKIGNSRLRKALFMPAIVARRYNSPIVAFCDRLTAKGKSKMSVIGAVMHKLLRQVFGVLKSQRSFDPNFVKIPS
- a CDS encoding heavy metal translocating P-type ATPase, translated to MVLTQSITTASPKLQSSSLTLAIAGMKCAGCVATVEKRLLACDAVKAASVNLLTEKATVVYGGESLPQDLAPQLIEAIAKAGFAAELINKGDRQSSRNAVSKNPPQNSWFGLTKEIVIPASLVILAIVGHLGLIGVADLPLIGNMYAHWLVSTSALGWIGRPIWWDGLKSLWYRAPNMNSLVGLGTISAYLASTIALFVPQLNWQCFFEEPVMLLGFVLLGQALLERAKGKASNAIRALMELQPASARLLINSTDGDLQVPMAVEDLQVGDRIVVWAGEKIPVDGEIIGGGSSVDESMLTGESSPVAKQLGARVTGGTLNLTGAITVQVLQTGSETTLARIVSLVESAQASKAPIQYLADRVAGYFAYAVMAIAALTFLTWYGLLHAEIVFSLKLAIAVLVVACPCALGLATPTAIMVGTGIGAEKGILIKGGASLEKIDQLSVVIFDKTGTLTTGKPEVTDVITNDLIVFGRKLIEQTTFKSMVEEREVPASALRLLQLAASAETGANHILGAATIAKAQELNIELLPTQSSQIVTGCGVEAILTTGEEILVGNSAWLRDRQVEISDEMLERSQNLAEFGKTPIFVATQITDPKGFSNLGLVGIIAMRDRIKPEAPEVIRQLESMGLQVWMLTGDHQETAKAIANQLGIPPERAIAEVKPDGKAATVMKLIAEGQRVAMIGDGVNDAPALASATIGIALSSGTDVAMETADIVLMRHDISDVVPAIELSRATFSKIRQNLFWAFAYNTLAIPVAAGILYPSFGISLNPTIAGLAMAFSSVSVVLSSLSLRARKK
- a CDS encoding MBL fold metallo-hydrolase, giving the protein MSISDSEFSIHFWGVRGSIATPGPTTVRYGGNTPCVEMRCQGERIIFDGGTGIRVLGQHLLKHMPIEASIFFTHSHWDHVQGFPFFTPAFVKGNLFKIYGKIAPTGQTMQERLEEQMHHPNFPVPLRVMASCLEFFDVEVPSVIEIGNGVTVETGMLNHPGEATGYRVSCGDRVAVYATDTEHFSDRVDENLVYLARNADVLIMDATYSDEEYWSSASPKIGWGHSTWQEAIKVAEAANVKTLVIFHHDPLHSDDQLDEFGRLAQEKFAGAVMAREGMYISIPVRTGSKPLVKV
- a CDS encoding thiol-disulfide oxidoreductase DCC family protein, giving the protein MLSPQVTDKLAPQASTWKIKLLYDGACPLCVREVNFLKGKDDDRGLIKFVDIAADDYDPADNAGIDFETAMGRIHAVLPYGEIVQNVEVFRQTYDILGIGWIYAITKLPLVGSLADALYGVWADYRLLLTGRANLQTIVAERRQRLQGCTDGCAIAEQETS
- a CDS encoding TspO/MBR family protein; translation: MIITWLAIAVASFVGGFALNKLYPADYKWFMRLRRPRWLTFEGAIPFIWIAIFICGITSAAFLWEAQPATVNTWLLMVGYGILEIAILAYTPVMTRFRNVRLGAIVGAIGFILGLVLTTQVWQISSLAGWLLVPYLLWSPVGTYVTWVMARLNPPEI
- a CDS encoding sterol desaturase family protein, translating into MRKTLGFLPEIEFFIKIAVICTLLQQIFYLFLKDIETPFEFQVLLYYMVGSISFYGIGFLIEKCLKKNEIWRDKLNIRVVKVKEQDFPNFTPKGIILGELKSLIAAFIILFLAPEVHRGNSLSLNFVWFLMRIVVADFCFYISHYILHKYFLKIHLKHHEFRDSSSFVASHKSLSEYIITTITDLLPVFIFGCDLSQICAWTIVGNFYNLEGHSSLSIFFVSSDFHDRHHTCFKGNYGIQGFWDRIFGTQAKNTRKQGILFPTNYLQ
- the egtD gene encoding L-histidine N(alpha)-methyltransferase, coding for MTVKHLKILHQHNTNINQTFQKDGQDVVQGLSGTPKALPPKYFYDDRGSELFEQICELPEYYPTRTEAWILNKYADEIADITGSCELVELGSGSSTKTHYLLSAYQKATNSLTEAIPDAFSYIPIDVSGGILKTTVLHLQQKYPDLSIEGLIGTYDEALFHLGKNHLRSRMIFFLGSSIGNFTESESNDFLGKVSHALTQGDYFLLGIDLQKPKEILEAAYNDSQEVTAAFNLNMLAHLNWRFQGDFDLDLFKHQAIYNEVDHQIEMYLHARSPHQASLEILDLKVQFEAGESILTEISRKFDLEKVQAQLRSQGLETVKIWTDPQKWFGLVLCQVPHN